The Amycolatopsis sp. DG1A-15b genome contains the following window.
CCCTGGGTGAGCGAGTGGGCCCAGCCGATCATCGTGCAGCCGGAGATCGGCGTGCTCGGCATCCTCGTCAAGCGGTTCGACGGTGTCCCGCACTGCCTGATGCAGGCGAAGATGGAGCCGGGCAACATCAACGGCCTGCAGATCTCGCCGACCGTGCAGGCCACCCGCAGCAACTACATGAAGGTCCACGGCGGCGCGGCCACCAAGTACATGGAGTACTTCCGGCCCGGCTCCCGCGGCCGCGTGCTGTTCGACGGGCTGCAGTCCGAGCAGGGGTCGTGGTTCCTGCACAAGCGCAACCGCAACATCGTCGTCGAGACCGACGACGACGTCCCGCTGGACGAGGACTTCTGCTGGCTGACGCTCGACCAGATCCGGCGCCTGCTGCGGCTGGACCACATGGTGAACATGGATTCCCGGACCGTACTGGCGTGCGTCCCGCCCGCCTTGGCGCGGCCGGACGAGGGGACCACCGGCGACGGCTCGTTCGTCGAAGCGGTCCACCGCTCGCTGTCGGGCCGCGGCCGGGCCGTGCACGACCCGGGCCACATCCTCAGCTGGCTCACCGAGGTGCGCGCCCGCCAGGAGCTGGTGCAGCGCCGGGTGCCGCTCAAGGAGATCGCCGAGGACGGCTGGCGCCTCGGCCACGACGTAATCGACCACCGCGACGGCAAGTACTTCGACGTCGTCGCGGTGGCCGTGGAAGCCAGCAACCGCGAGGTCACCGCGTGGACCCAGCCGCTGGTGGCGCCCCGGCAGTCCGGCC
Protein-coding sequences here:
- a CDS encoding NDP-hexose 2,3-dehydratase family protein, with the protein product MADDAVMSMADFHSWFNARARANSFQVDRIPFADLSGWDFEPDTGNLVHASGRFFSVEGLRVRTDRPWVSEWAQPIIVQPEIGVLGILVKRFDGVPHCLMQAKMEPGNINGLQISPTVQATRSNYMKVHGGAATKYMEYFRPGSRGRVLFDGLQSEQGSWFLHKRNRNIVVETDDDVPLDEDFCWLTLDQIRRLLRLDHMVNMDSRTVLACVPPALARPDEGTTGDGSFVEAVHRSLSGRGRAVHDPGHILSWLTEVRARQELVQRRVPLKEIAEDGWRLGHDVIDHRDGKYFDVVAVAVEASNREVTAWTQPLVAPRQSGLLALLVKRIGGTLHALVQARSDAGTLNIAELTATVHCQPGNYTDAPAEYRPPYLDYALAAATGRVRLDVVHSEEGGRFYHAQNRYLVIEVEDDFAAEPDDRFLWTTLSQLMSLLSHSNYLTVELRSLMAGMRSF